From Topomyia yanbarensis strain Yona2022 chromosome 1, ASM3024719v1, whole genome shotgun sequence, one genomic window encodes:
- the LOC131679654 gene encoding alpha-protein kinase 1-like, producing the protein MQWIKFLCVTALLLALASANSNVSDDFSDTQSSDVDSKRIRIDPTLRKALLRALRHLKERQEEESDQLNDSNTTEENFATTLLDEILEESTNSDRESSIRYHSYEADANSDNGGNEIIKTIIISKPKTTLLPPKVDLLREIAPDPIKERENDVDSNQVARSVASGSSNSNNLDVTKDEKSSIAVVTPVPSIVSTQVTPTVTSPTTSTTTPKAPTHNADGENIEKVKSEDVKIYQAPLVAAFTVQQDQQGVPRNVIPLLQVPSKKAPVDFNVATSTAPMIIPIGQFQASSNQNQAPPTASTQSLEEKTRLLEQQLLTLQTQQRIQEQLLRSKIIQEQQIILQQQQQLQQQRFRLEEETRIRLQKFEEEQRLFRQQQQQLQHQQLKLQQQQPLFKPFPVQQQPNNQQIQQQQQFQQQQHQQQQFQQQQHQQFQQQQQQQQQQQFQQQQQQPQFVQELPRNGPAVQFIPSISLPGKSIPISVEQQLPFKEPVEFQPVSLRNTFVEQVKSISPPSQQFPIIPPSPPQLSKQQLLPLKPFQPFNVNPFPVPLANQAQLPLDQQLPHLQRNRVFRHESDTGNFGFNSQPQQQPNVPFRPSQQIPIIQLNGGFQPLRNDNQLQNLLVQSGITSRSAEDFNIITKVLALNHGIPQSSSQLMFAKLSPEQQQQLLFRKK; encoded by the coding sequence ATAAAATTTCTCTGCGTTACCGCTCTGCTATTGGCCCTTGCTTCGGCTAACTCAAACGTTTCCGATGACTTCAGTGACACCCAAAGCAGCGACGTGGACTCTAAGCGGATACGAATAGATCCGACGCTACGAAAAGCGTTACTCCGAGCATTGCGGCATCTGAAGGAACGCCAGGAGGAAGAAAGTGACCAGCTGAATGACTCTAACACGACGGAGGAAAATTTTGCAACGACATTGTTGGATGAAATACTGGAGGAAAGTACAAACAGCGATCGGGAGTCCAGCATCAGATACCACAGCTACGAGGCTGATGCCAATAGCGACAACGGAGGCAACGAAATCATAAAAACAATTATTATCAGTAAGCCCAAAACTACCCTCCTTCCGCCGAAAGTAGATCTCCTCCGAGAGATAGCTCCGGATCCTATTAAGGAACGAGAAAATGATGTTGATTCGAATCAAGTCGCTCGTAGCGTGGCTTCCGGTTCCAGCAACAGCAACAATCTGGATGTGACCAAAGATGAAAAGAGCTCAATCGCAGTTGTAACTCCTGTGCCGAGTATTGTTTCCACACAAGTTACACCTACAGTTACAAGTCCCACGACAAGTACTACGACCCCGAAGGCGCCAACTCACAATGCCGATggtgaaaatatcgaaaaagtcAAAAGCGAAGACGTAAAGATCTACCAAGCTCCTCTAGTAGCCGCATTCACGGTACAGCAAGATCAACAGGGAGTTCCGCGAAATGTGATTCCTCTGCTGCAAGTACCTTCGAAAAAAGCCCCTGTCGATTTTAATGTCGCTACCTCAACGGCTCCGATGATAATACCCATTGGACAATTTCAAGCATCTTCAAATCAAAATCAAGCCCCACCAACGGCCTCAACCCAATCTCTTGAAGAAAAAACTCGGTTACTGGAACAACAGTTACTTACTCTTCAAACACAGCAACGCATCCAGGAACAACTTCTGAGATCTAAAATTATTCAAGAACAACAGATTATCcttcaacagcagcaacaactaCAACAGCAACGGTTCCGACTGGAGGAAGAAACTCGCATTCGGCTGCAAAAGTTCGAGGAAGAGCAACGCCTTTTccggcaacagcagcaacaacttCAACATCAGCAGCTAAAACTACAACAGCAGCAGCCCTTGTTCAAACCATTCCCTGTCCAGCAGCAACCAAATAATCAACAGatccagcaacaacaacagttccaacaacaacaacatcaaCAGCAACAATTCCAGCAGCAACAACATCAACAGTTccagcaacaacagcagcagcaacaacaacaacagttccagcagcagcaacaacaaccgCAATTCGTTCAAGAACTCCCACGCAACGGACCCGCAGTACAGTTCATTCCAAGCATCTCCTTACCAGGCAAATCGATCCCAATTTCGGTGGAACAGCAGCTTCCGTTCAAGGAACCGGTTGAATTCCAACCAGTCTCACTGAGAAACACTTTCGTCGAACAAGTCAAATCCATCAGTCCGCCATCCCAGCAGTTCCCAATCATTCCACCGTCTCCTCCCCAGCTATCGAAACAGCAATTGCTACCCCTGAAACCCTTCCAGCCTTTTAACGTCAACCCCTTCCCTGTTCCACTAGCCAACCAGGCACAACTCCCACTGGATCAGCAGCTTCCACATCTACAGCGCAATCGGGTCTTCCGACACGAGTCCGACACCGGCAACTTCGGATTCAACTCCCAACCTCAACAACAACCGAATGTCCCTTTCCGCCCCTCTCAACAGATACCAATCATTCAGCTAAACGGTGGCTTCCAACCGCTGCGTAACGACAATCAGTTACAAAATCTGCTGGTCCAATCCGGTATCACCTCACGTTCGGCGGAAGATTTCAACATTATCACCAAGGTTCTGGCACTGAATCATGGTATTCCGCAGTCATCCTCTCAGCTAATGTTTGCTAAGCTTAGTCcggaacagcagcagcagctgttGTTCAGGAAAAAGTGA